A stretch of Gemmatimonas aurantiaca T-27 DNA encodes these proteins:
- a CDS encoding DUF3108 domain-containing protein, with protein MRSLISRARKLCLSGILAVLLPSFAFAQEAGRLSSPGSLPAGFALVPFGVGESFDFRVQVRWFLVSGGGTATLAVEALDTVRGRPAYRLGFRTRGGITVFKINDQQRSWLDAIDLFSHRFEQKLNQTGYSKDRTYEFLPGSLRYESLAFPDDTGTLASAQPLDDVSFIYFIRTLRLQVGDEYTAPRYYRRDGNPVTVRVLRTERIKVPAGEFDAVVVKPIIRTKGLFAEGGEAEVWFTNDARHIPLKVRAKVSIATLTMELRSFTTASPQ; from the coding sequence ATGCGTTCGCTGATCTCCCGTGCCCGGAAGCTGTGTCTGTCCGGAATCCTCGCCGTGCTGCTGCCCTCCTTCGCGTTTGCGCAGGAGGCCGGCCGCCTATCCAGCCCCGGGAGCCTGCCCGCTGGGTTCGCACTCGTCCCGTTCGGGGTTGGGGAGTCGTTCGACTTCCGGGTTCAGGTTCGATGGTTTCTCGTGAGCGGCGGTGGCACCGCCACGCTGGCCGTCGAAGCGCTCGACACCGTGCGCGGCAGGCCAGCCTATCGCCTCGGGTTTCGCACCAGAGGAGGCATCACGGTATTCAAGATCAATGACCAGCAGCGCTCCTGGCTCGATGCCATTGATCTGTTCTCACATCGTTTCGAGCAGAAACTCAACCAGACGGGATACTCCAAAGACCGCACCTACGAGTTTCTCCCCGGTAGTCTGCGCTACGAGAGCCTGGCTTTTCCCGACGACACCGGCACGCTGGCTTCGGCCCAGCCGCTCGACGATGTCTCGTTCATCTACTTCATTCGTACGCTGCGATTGCAGGTAGGCGACGAATACACGGCACCACGGTACTACCGACGCGATGGCAACCCGGTCACGGTGCGTGTGCTGCGCACGGAGCGCATCAAGGTACCGGCCGGTGAATTCGATGCGGTGGTGGTGAAGCCGATCATTCGCACCAAGGGCCTTTTTGCCGAGGGCGGCGAAGCGGAGGTGTGGTTCACCAACGACGCGCGGCACATTCCGCTCAAGGTGCGCGCGAAGGTCAGTATCGCCACGCTCACGATGGAGCTGCGGTCTTTCACCACCGCTTCTCCACAGTAG
- a CDS encoding RluA family pseudouridine synthase, whose product MIPFSPAPPLADWPTRFPTPFDRGAVHPLARRAAVELMDTIEVHHALPWRLHEPGNGKMFGVLVVAGADSTIGYLRGFSGMVDGQWDIDGWAPPAFDRFTRDLVWVPGEAEMFDFAAKRATLVGCLPDHLDATEAAQITAAIRALDETRTARSRTLMREIQDSYHFGNALGAVRSLRSIFTPAEPPAGAGDCAAPKLLAQAYRAGLTPLALAEFWWGAPAPTGDRRQGVFYAACRGKCLPILTHMLGGLSVDPPPLYGSAALGPNEPAVVYEDDHLLVVNKPSGMLTVPGRGPTMQDCVMTRLRARYPDATGQMVVHRLDLDTSGLLLAAKDPITASALQRLFSLREIDKHYVAWLDGVVTDDHGHIHLPLRMDVDDRPRNIHDPVFGKPAHTEWQVMARTDGRTRVRFTPHTGRTHQLRVHAAHPDGLDAPIVGDRLYGRTAPDEDERLQLHAERLAFVHPVSGAKVVVEQPAPF is encoded by the coding sequence GTGATTCCGTTTTCCCCCGCGCCACCCCTCGCCGACTGGCCGACCCGCTTTCCGACGCCGTTCGATCGTGGTGCCGTGCACCCGCTGGCACGGCGAGCGGCGGTGGAACTCATGGACACGATCGAAGTCCACCATGCCCTGCCATGGCGCCTGCACGAACCGGGCAATGGCAAGATGTTCGGCGTGCTGGTGGTCGCCGGAGCCGATAGCACCATCGGTTACCTGCGCGGCTTCTCCGGCATGGTCGACGGGCAATGGGACATCGATGGCTGGGCGCCTCCGGCTTTCGATCGGTTCACGCGCGATCTGGTGTGGGTTCCCGGTGAAGCAGAAATGTTCGACTTCGCCGCGAAACGCGCGACACTGGTCGGTTGCCTGCCCGACCACCTGGACGCGACGGAGGCGGCACAGATCACCGCCGCGATTCGTGCGCTCGACGAAACACGCACGGCACGCTCACGCACGCTGATGCGAGAGATTCAGGACAGCTACCATTTCGGGAATGCGCTGGGTGCGGTGCGTTCCCTGCGATCGATCTTCACGCCAGCCGAACCGCCGGCCGGTGCGGGTGACTGCGCGGCACCCAAGCTGCTGGCGCAGGCGTATCGGGCAGGGCTCACGCCGCTCGCACTCGCCGAATTCTGGTGGGGTGCGCCCGCTCCGACCGGGGATCGCCGTCAGGGTGTGTTCTACGCCGCCTGCCGTGGCAAGTGTCTGCCCATTCTCACGCATATGCTGGGCGGGTTGTCGGTCGATCCACCACCACTCTACGGTTCGGCCGCATTGGGGCCCAACGAACCGGCCGTGGTCTACGAAGACGATCATCTGCTGGTGGTGAACAAACCCAGTGGCATGCTCACCGTGCCAGGGCGCGGCCCTACCATGCAGGACTGTGTGATGACACGGCTCCGGGCGCGGTATCCGGATGCGACCGGTCAGATGGTGGTGCATCGCCTCGATCTCGACACGTCGGGGCTGCTGCTGGCCGCAAAGGACCCCATCACGGCATCGGCGTTGCAGCGGCTGTTCTCCTTGCGCGAGATCGACAAACACTACGTGGCGTGGCTCGATGGCGTCGTAACGGACGATCACGGGCACATCCATCTGCCGCTGCGCATGGATGTGGATGATCGTCCGCGAAACATCCACGATCCGGTGTTCGGAAAACCCGCACACACGGAATGGCAGGTGATGGCGAGGACCGATGGACGCACGCGGGTGCGGTTCACGCCGCACACCGGCCGCACCCATCAACTGCGTGTTCACGCCGCCCACCCCGATGGACTTGATGCACCCATTGTCGGCGATCGGTTGTACGGGCGTACCGCGCCAGATGAAGACGAACGGTTGCAACTGCACGCCGAACGCTTGGCGTTTGTGCATCCGGTGTCCGGTGCCAAGGTGGTCGTGGAGCAACCCGCGCCGTTCTGA